The Stigmatella aurantiaca DW4/3-1 genome contains the following window.
CTGAAGGAGGGCAACAACAACGTGCTCGTGGTGGCCCGGGAGACGGCGGACTTCGCCAGCCGCAAGACGCTGGTCATCCGGCGCCGGCCGGCCGAGGTGGCCCAGAAGCTGACCACGCCCACCCAGCCCCAGAAGACGCAGTAGGCCACGGCTTCCCCCTTGGCCTGTGACCGGGCGGCTCTCCGGAGGTTCACACCTCCCCAGGGGGCCGCCCGTTTTATTGACGCTCTCGGCCAGCGCACGTTAGCGTCCTGCCGGATGGGCGCCCGTTGCCGGCGCGCGCGCCTGGGAGGCGGCTTGAGGATGCAAGCGTTCAGTCGATGGTGGGCTCTCGCGACGCTCTTGTCGGGGGCCACCGCGTACGCGGACGACTACGATTTGCGGATCGAGAAGCTCGGCAATCCGGCCGCAGGGGCCTCTGAGGACCTCCCCACGGGGAACTCGAACTTCCAGGCCTTCGCCCGCACCTTTGGCGCGGCCATCACGTCCACGAACCTGATGCCCCCGGAGACGCTGGGGCACTCGGGCTTCAACCTCAACCTGGAGCTGTCCGTCATCAATCTGCCCGATGACGTGCTCATCCCCACCGAAGGGGCCCAACCGGGCTCGGTGCTCCTGCCCTCCCTCCATGTCCGCAAGGGCCTGCCCTTCTCGCTGGAGCTGGGTGCGCGCGTGGGCTGGGTGGAGAAGAGCAGCATCCTCGCCGCCACGGGCGAGCTGAAGTGGGCCATCAACGAGGGCTTCACGTACCTGCCGGACATCGCCGTCCGGGGCCACGTCACCCGTCTGCTGGGGGTGCGGGATCTCGGCCTCACCGCGGCCGGGTTGGACATCGGCGTGGGCAAGCAGTTCCCCGTCGGGGGCATGGTGACGTTCACCCCCTATGGCGGCCTGGACCTCACCTTCGTCGGCGCCGACTCGCGCAACCTCGACTTCAACCAGGAGCGCTCCTACGAGGACTCGCTGGACAGCGACTCGCGGGCGGCGCTTTTGGACACCGCCACCTACAAGGACGTGGGCCTGGGGGACAACCTCAACCAGCGCATCTACGGCGGCGTGCGGTTCATCGGGGGCGTGCTGCAGCTCGGCGCGGAGTTCTCGTACACGCGCCTGGGCAGCGTGAAGCTGGACCCCACCGACGACAACAGTGAGGGCCGGGGGCTGCCCGGCGTCATCACCTTCAACACCTCGTTCGGCCTGGATTTCTAGGCCACGCGCTTCAGGCCTTCGCGGACCACGCGGGGCCGGTTGGTGATGAGGTAGGAGATCCCCATCTCCTCCAGGGCCCGGGCACGCCCGGGGTCATCCACCGTCCACACCGCCACGCGCAGGCCCGCGGCATTCCACTCCGCCACCCGCTCGGGCGTGCATGCCTCATGGAAGGGGTGCACCGAGTGCGAGGACACCAGCGGGTTCAGCAAATACGCCTGGGGGCTCCAGGGCTTGTCCGGATCGATGAGGAAGCCCCGGCGCAGCGAGGGCTCCGCGGCGGCGAGCCGGAACAGGCACCACGGGTTGAAGCTGGACACCACCACCCGCTCGGCCAGCCCTTCCTGGGTGACGAACCGGGCCACCTTGTCCGCCAGCCCGCCATCATTGAAGCGGTCGCACTTGAGCTCGATGTTGATGAGGAAGTGCGCGGGCAGCGCGTCCACCACCTCCTCCAGGAGCGGAATCCGGGCGGGGGCAAAGCCCAGGGGCGTGCCCACATCCGCCCGCTGGAGCTTCCAGTAGGGCGTGGTGCGCACCTCCCAGGGCAACCCGGCGAGCCGGTCCAACCGCTCATCGTGGCAGACCACCACCTCGCCGGAGCCGCAGACCATGGCATCCAGTTCCACCCCGTCCGCCCCTTGCTTCACCGCCTCGGTGAAGGCGTCCAGGGTGTTCTCGGGGGCATCAGCGCTGGCGCCTCGGTGGGCAAGCAGGAGCATGCCCAGCAGTCTGCGTCAGAACCGCTCCGGGTGCAGGGGGAAGTGCGCCCTCCCGTCCTCCCAGGACAGTTGGCTTGCCTCGCCCGGGGGTTTGCTGCACTGTGAGAAACATGGGGCTGGGCCTCGGAGAATTCATCGTCCTCGCGTTCGTGCTGTTGGTGGTCTTCTCCGCCTCCCGCATGGGCCAGCTCGGCAACGCCGTGGGCAAGTTCGTCTACTCGTTCCGCAAGGCCTCCAAGGGCGAGGACTTCGTGGACGTGAAGCCCCTGCCCCCCTCCCGGCGCGGCACCATCGACGCGGACTACACCGACCCCAAGCGGGACTAGGTGCCCAGTCGCCCCTGCCCCTTGCCCACGCCCTCCTCCAACAGGCGCGCGGCTTGCTCGCGCAGGGACAGGTGCACCGACGTGTCGTGTGCCAGCTCGGCCAAGTCCGTCGAGTTGAGCAGGGGGACGATCTTCGCCCCCACCTCGGGCGGCAGGTAGGGGTTGAAGACGAGCGCGCGGCGCACCAGGTGGCGGGCGGACCACCGCGGCGACTTCCAGATTTCCACCAGCGGCTCGGGCCGGGCCGGGCGGCGCGCCGCCATGCGCACCACGAGCGCCTCGGTGAGGCGAGGGTTGAGCAGGGCATTGCTCACCACGGAGGCATTGCTCATCGTCACCAGCCGGGCGAGCAAGTCCGGGTCCCTCGTGAGGCGGGCCTGCTGCTTGAGGTGCCCCAACGACTGGCTGAAGACCTTCGCATCCGACTTGGCCGCCGCCCGCGCATCGAACTGCTTGCGCGCGGGCCCCTCGGCGAAGAGGTCCGCCACGGTCCCCAGCGACTGCACCTCGGCCAGGCGCCGCAGCGAATCCGCATAGGGAATCTGGGCCGCCTCCATGCCCAGCGCCGCCGTGACGGCCGCGAGCACATGGGTGGCGGGCTCCCACCCCGAGCGCGCCAGGGTGATGAGGTGGCCCACGAACTCGTTGGAGTCGAGCGGATCGTGCCGGGCGAGCTCGCGCGCCACCGCCTTGCGGAGGATTTCCGCGCTCCCGCTCAGCCCGTGCAGCCGCAGCGCGAGGTTCCTGGCTTGTTCCTGGGTGGGCATGGCGTCCACCTCG
Protein-coding sequences here:
- a CDS encoding glycerophosphodiester phosphodiesterase produces the protein MLLLAHRGASADAPENTLDAFTEAVKQGADGVELDAMVCGSGEVVVCHDERLDRLAGLPWEVRTTPYWKLQRADVGTPLGFAPARIPLLEEVVDALPAHFLINIELKCDRFNDGGLADKVARFVTQEGLAERVVVSSFNPWCLFRLAAAEPSLRRGFLIDPDKPWSPQAYLLNPLVSSHSVHPFHEACTPERVAEWNAAGLRVAVWTVDDPGRARALEEMGISYLITNRPRVVREGLKRVA
- a CDS encoding twin-arginine translocase TatA/TatE family subunit yields the protein MGLGLGEFIVLAFVLLVVFSASRMGQLGNAVGKFVYSFRKASKGEDFVDVKPLPPSRRGTIDADYTDPKRD